The proteins below are encoded in one region of Legionella antarctica:
- a CDS encoding putative bifunctional diguanylate cyclase/phosphodiesterase, translating to MDEHKYDFRILIIDDNIEIHKDFLKILTINASTELDDIAQKLFDTPTVENNNPALPQFRIDTATQGQEGVALIAKAIEENEPYALAFVDIRMPPGWDGIETVKNIWAIDIDVHAVICTAYSDYSWEDTIAELGHSDNFLILKKPFDHIAVRQLAYALTRKWKLIRESRIYTKSLELAVEQRTEELKYQVTHDALTGLANRVLLYDRMQQAIAAHKRHHIGFAVLFFDLDRFKLVNDSLGHTAGDELLVCIAKRLLHAVRAFDTLSRLGGDEFVLIVTELKDLNYIQTVANKILNTFKEPLIIADHTFNLTSSMGIAIYPQDGTDIDVLLGNADAAMYHAKKLGGAQFQFYSQQMNEKILEQLELESQLYQAVANQEFSIWYQPQLHIQNRRLEAVEALIRWNHPQRGLLLPIDFIPLAERIGLMISIGDWVIKEACLQNKRWQEQGIPPLRLSVNISAQQLAQSDFVEKIKNILSETELAPQYLELEISESTIISDTIIEKISVLKAFGIEIALDGFGTGYSNLRRLPSLSLNRLKIDSSFIHNIQCNRSNEVIIHAIIAMAHSLNLEVIAEGVETQKQLDFLKENDCTQIQGLYFSKPLPAEELTKLLKNPSAVDNILKNLRKE from the coding sequence ATGGATGAACACAAATACGATTTTCGCATTCTCATCATTGACGATAATATTGAAATTCATAAAGATTTTTTAAAGATTTTAACAATCAACGCCAGCACGGAGCTGGATGATATTGCACAAAAATTATTTGATACACCAACTGTTGAGAATAATAATCCTGCTTTACCTCAATTTAGAATCGATACAGCAACACAAGGGCAAGAAGGCGTGGCTCTTATTGCCAAAGCAATAGAGGAAAACGAACCTTATGCTTTAGCCTTTGTGGATATCCGTATGCCTCCGGGGTGGGATGGTATTGAAACGGTTAAAAATATTTGGGCAATTGATATCGATGTTCATGCAGTGATTTGTACCGCATATTCCGATTACAGCTGGGAAGATACTATTGCAGAATTAGGTCACAGCGATAATTTTCTCATTTTAAAAAAGCCCTTTGATCATATTGCAGTTAGACAATTAGCCTATGCTTTGACTCGGAAATGGAAACTTATACGTGAATCTCGCATTTATACTAAATCACTAGAACTGGCAGTTGAACAACGTACCGAAGAATTAAAATATCAAGTGACACACGATGCGCTAACAGGATTAGCAAATAGAGTGCTGTTATACGACAGGATGCAACAAGCTATTGCAGCGCATAAACGCCACCATATCGGTTTTGCTGTTTTATTTTTTGATTTAGATCGCTTCAAGCTAGTAAATGATAGCTTAGGTCATACTGCAGGTGACGAATTGCTGGTGTGTATAGCCAAGCGGTTGTTACACGCGGTGCGTGCTTTTGATACCCTATCCAGATTAGGTGGTGATGAATTTGTATTGATTGTTACTGAATTAAAAGATTTAAATTACATACAAACAGTGGCTAATAAAATTCTTAATACTTTCAAAGAGCCTTTAATCATTGCGGATCATACTTTTAATCTGACCAGTAGCATGGGAATAGCTATTTATCCTCAGGATGGAACAGATATAGATGTACTTTTAGGTAACGCAGATGCGGCAATGTATCATGCCAAGAAATTAGGGGGAGCTCAATTTCAATTTTATTCACAGCAGATGAATGAAAAAATCCTGGAGCAGCTTGAACTTGAATCTCAATTATACCAGGCAGTAGCTAATCAAGAATTCTCTATATGGTATCAGCCGCAACTCCATATTCAAAATCGCCGGTTAGAAGCTGTTGAAGCATTAATCCGCTGGAATCATCCTCAAAGAGGACTGTTATTGCCTATTGATTTTATTCCGCTTGCCGAACGAATAGGTTTAATGATTTCTATAGGGGATTGGGTCATAAAGGAAGCTTGCTTACAAAATAAAAGATGGCAGGAACAGGGCATACCACCACTACGGCTATCTGTTAATATATCGGCTCAGCAATTAGCCCAAAGTGATTTCGTTGAAAAAATAAAAAATATTCTCTCAGAAACAGAATTAGCCCCACAATACTTAGAGTTGGAAATAAGTGAGAGTACAATCATTAGCGATACTATTATAGAAAAAATTAGTGTTTTAAAAGCGTTTGGCATTGAAATTGCGCTAGATGGTTTTGGTACAGGCTACTCTAATTTACGCCGCTTACCGAGTCTTTCATTAAACCGATTAAAAATTGACAGTTCATTTATTCATAATATCCAATGCAATCGCAGCAACGAAGTCATTATTCATGCCATTATTGCTATGGCTCATAGTTTAAATTTAGAAGTCATTGCAGAAGGCGTAGAAACCCAAAAACAACTTGATTTTCTAAAAGAGAACGATTGTACACAAATACAGGGTTTATATTTTAGTAAACCTCTGCCGGCTGAAGAGTTAACGAAGTTATTAAAAAATCCTTCGGCAGTTGACAATATATTAAAAAATTTAAGGAAGGAATAA
- a CDS encoding vanadium-dependent haloperoxidase: MVIIILLIISILVGIYAFTTPKITSLPTYFTYKGEQAALNNLHSSQKMTAHTTKKWDGIMFDLVKSHKLGDATASRIYAYLYTAQRDAAFLSHNNKHRFMGSLDPISAEVLCLFFPKNCPHIKFQVKTDPYSNELAKIVLKKIKLHMILDTKQQKLSAEKPGGDHWAGSKPYFGQEVGSWKPWIIDSPQQFLAPKPNAQLWQDELRQTEQALQNITPNQTKAVVFWAGNPSTITPPGIWLTFANEYIEEEHVSFSKALFVRSVLAMGIADSVIAVFYSKYTYWIKRPFMLNPNIYTVMPTPNHPSYPAGHSTISATAAVILSYFFPKNTQNWWEKADEASSSRVWGGIHFPVDAKEGLILGRKVGNTVIQAQPPFALELDKK; this comes from the coding sequence ATGGTAATTATTATCCTTTTAATTATTTCTATATTGGTAGGAATATATGCATTTACTACGCCTAAAATAACGAGTTTACCCACTTATTTTACTTATAAAGGTGAGCAAGCGGCCTTAAATAATTTACATTCCAGTCAAAAAATGACAGCACATACTACAAAAAAATGGGATGGTATAATGTTTGACCTAGTCAAATCCCATAAATTAGGCGATGCAACAGCTTCGCGAATATATGCTTATCTCTACACCGCTCAGCGTGATGCTGCGTTCTTGTCTCATAACAATAAACATCGTTTTATGGGCAGCCTTGATCCTATCTCTGCTGAGGTTCTATGTCTGTTTTTTCCAAAAAATTGCCCGCACATTAAATTCCAAGTTAAAACAGACCCTTATTCAAACGAGCTTGCAAAAATTGTCCTAAAGAAAATAAAATTGCACATGATATTAGACACGAAACAGCAAAAATTATCTGCAGAAAAACCAGGTGGTGATCATTGGGCTGGTAGTAAACCGTATTTTGGACAAGAGGTTGGCTCTTGGAAACCATGGATAATCGACTCACCGCAGCAATTTTTAGCACCAAAACCCAATGCTCAATTATGGCAGGACGAACTCAGACAAACCGAACAGGCATTACAAAATATTACTCCCAACCAAACAAAAGCAGTTGTATTTTGGGCAGGTAACCCCTCAACAATAACACCTCCAGGTATCTGGTTAACATTTGCTAATGAATATATTGAAGAAGAGCACGTTTCGTTCTCAAAAGCATTATTTGTTCGATCTGTATTAGCTATGGGCATTGCCGATTCAGTCATCGCCGTGTTTTATTCAAAATATACCTATTGGATAAAGCGCCCATTTATGTTAAATCCAAATATATATACCGTAATGCCTACACCTAATCATCCAAGTTATCCAGCAGGCCACTCCACTATATCGGCAACAGCTGCAGTCATTTTGTCTTATTTTTTTCCTAAAAATACGCAAAACTGGTGGGAAAAAGCTGATGAAGCGAGTTCAAGCCGCGTTTGGGGTGGCATTCATTTTCCCGTTGATGCTAAAGAGGGGTTAATTTTGGGGAGAAAAGTAGGGAATACTGTTATTCAAGCTCAGCCCCCTTTTGCTTTAGAATTAGATAAAAAATGA